A genomic stretch from Thermomicrobiales bacterium includes:
- the rpsG gene encoding 30S ribosomal protein S7, whose amino-acid sequence MPRRAKVQRRELMPDPKYGSELVTRFTNKVMERGKKGTAERIVYDAFDIIESRTGRPPLEVFQQALHNATPVIEVKPRRVGGATYQVPVQIEGARRLSLAIRWMLQAARSRNGRTMAEKLAAELLDAYNNTGATIKRREDTHRMAEANKAFAHYRW is encoded by the coding sequence GTGCCACGACGCGCGAAGGTGCAACGCCGGGAATTGATGCCGGACCCGAAGTACGGGAGCGAGCTCGTCACACGCTTCACCAACAAGGTGATGGAGCGTGGCAAGAAGGGCACCGCTGAGCGGATTGTGTACGACGCATTCGACATCATCGAATCCCGCACCGGTCGACCGCCGCTGGAAGTGTTTCAGCAGGCGCTGCACAACGCGACGCCGGTCATTGAGGTGAAGCCGCGCCGCGTTGGTGGTGCGACCTACCAGGTGCCGGTGCAGATCGAGGGCGCGCGTCGTCTGTCGCTCGCCATCCGCTGGATGCTGCAGGCAGCGCGGTCACGCAACGGCCGAACCATGGCAGAGAAGCTCGCCGCAGAACTCCTCGACGCCTACAACAACACGGGCGCGACGATCAAGCGACGCGAAGATACGCAC